A window of the Lolium perenne isolate Kyuss_39 chromosome 7, Kyuss_2.0, whole genome shotgun sequence genome harbors these coding sequences:
- the LOC127313567 gene encoding NAC domain-containing protein 105, with amino-acid sequence MEESSCNTVPPGFRFHPTEEELVGYYLARKVTSHKIDLDIIQEVDLYRIEPWDLQEKCGKYGGGGGGGGQEDPTTEYYFFSYKDRKYPSGTRTNRATAAGFWKATGRDKPVLSSSSSSSPAAVIGMRKTLVFYRGRAPNGRKTDWIIHEYRLQSNEHAPTQEEGWVVCRAFVKPVPNQQHRLSYGSGGGYPMMNSSYSSASNYYYYDNPNARLMVAGGAPAHDHHNLAAESKQQVQLFSSDMPPPLQSPTTLDDGDISQTNGAPCTVDQQLAAAAGTIDWNLWSSLLPSTTPQLFHEQTMTPQAANSSSSKNNDI; translated from the exons ATGGAGGAGTCTTCCTGCAACACGGTGCCCCCAGGGTTCAGGTTCCACCCCACGGAAGAGGAGCTCGTCGGCTACTACCTCGCCAGGAAGGTGACCTCCCACAAGATCGACCTCGACATCATCCAGGAGGTCGACCTCTACCGGATCGAGCCATGGGATCTCCAAG AGAAGTGCGGCAAgtatggtggtggcggcggcggaggagggcagGAGGATCCGACGACGGAGTACTACTTCTTCAGTTACAAGGACCGCAAGTACCCAAGCGGCACGCGCACCAACCGCGCCACCGCCGCCGGCTTCTGGAAGGCCACCGGGAGGGACAAGCCGGTGCtgtcatcatcctcgtcgtcgtcgccggcggccGTGATCGGGATGAGGAAGACGCTCGTCTTCTACCGCGGCCGCGCTCCCAACGGCCGCAAGACCGACTGGATCATCCACGAGTATCGCCTCCAGTCCAACGAGCACGCGCCCACACAG GAGGAAGGGTGGGTGGTGTGCCGTGCGTTCGTGAAGCCGGTGCCCAACCAGCAACACAGGCTATcctacggcagcggcggcgggtACCCGATGATGAACAGCAGCTACAGCTCCGCCTCCAATTACTACTACTACGACAACCCTAACGCGCGGCTGATGGTCGCCGGCGGCGCTCCTGCACACGATCACCATAACCTGGCGGCAGAGTCAAAGCAGCAGGTGCAGCTGTTCTCCTCCGACATGCCGCCGCCGCTCCAGAGCCCGACAACGCTCGACGACGGCGACATTTCGCAGACTAACGGTGCCCCCTGTACCGTTGATCAGCAGCTGGCGGCTGCTGCTGGGACGATCGACTGGAACTTGTGGAGCAGCCTGCTGCCTTCAACGACGCCGCAGCTCTTCCACGAGCAGACAATGACGCCACAGGCAGCAAATTCGAGCTCCTCCAAGAACAACGATATTTGA